One window of Catonella massiliensis genomic DNA carries:
- a CDS encoding IS1634 family transposase — protein sequence MRLGWTTGKYSITYRAVKTVRINGKNKTQIVKTFGSEKQICEMYGVKDAKAWAKEQVRIMNEAEKEDSATFNIELCAANDLVSNEQHRFNGGYLFLQDIYYELGMHKICRAISARHPFEYDLNDILSRLIYSRILFPSSKRNSFEESKRFIEQPSFELHDVYRSLSVIAEEADYIQSRIFKNSTAVQKRNTQVIYYDCTNFYFEIDNEEDDKQFGKSKENRPLPIVGMGLFMDSDGIPISFCIYPGNRNEQTTMIPLEKKMLSGFDMSKFVVCTDSGLSSATNRVFNSYDSENGMRGYITTQPIKILKDFLQEWCMADDGWLLDGDRSGKKYRISELDNEKDRDKIFYRSRWIKEEGIVHTDSGDRKQIIEQKLIVSYSLKYRDFQRHVRKGQIERAAKMIEKGRSSIERKKQNDPKRFIKTDHTTKYGEIADVSINSIDQSYIENEEKYDGFYAVCTNLNDNIGSIVRANKRRWEIEECFRIMKTDFEARPVYLNRKDRILAHFITCFISLIVYRYLEKKLNNKYTIDQILPTLQEMDFIKYEGKGYQPIYTRTKITDALHDAFGFCTSKQIVPIKKMRNIFSQTKK from the coding sequence AAACAAATCTGCGAGATGTATGGCGTGAAAGATGCAAAAGCCTGGGCTAAAGAACAGGTGCGTATTATGAATGAAGCTGAAAAAGAAGATTCCGCAACATTTAATATTGAGCTCTGTGCCGCTAATGACCTTGTTAGTAATGAACAGCATAGGTTTAATGGCGGATATCTTTTCCTTCAGGATATTTATTATGAATTAGGCATGCATAAGATTTGCCGTGCAATCTCTGCGAGACACCCATTTGAGTACGACCTGAATGACATACTTTCACGTCTTATATACAGCAGAATACTTTTCCCGTCATCAAAAAGGAATAGCTTTGAAGAGTCAAAGCGCTTTATTGAACAGCCCTCTTTTGAACTACATGATGTTTACCGCTCATTATCAGTGATAGCAGAAGAGGCTGATTATATTCAGAGCCGCATTTTTAAAAATAGCACTGCAGTGCAAAAACGAAATACTCAAGTAATCTATTATGACTGTACAAATTTCTACTTTGAGATCGACAATGAAGAGGATGATAAGCAGTTTGGCAAAAGTAAGGAAAACCGCCCACTTCCTATAGTAGGAATGGGGCTGTTTATGGATAGCGATGGTATTCCTATATCTTTTTGCATTTATCCCGGAAACCGCAATGAACAGACCACTATGATTCCGCTTGAAAAGAAGATGCTTTCTGGATTTGATATGTCCAAGTTTGTTGTCTGTACAGATTCAGGGCTGTCATCTGCAACAAACCGGGTGTTTAATTCCTACGACAGCGAAAACGGCATGCGCGGGTATATAACAACACAGCCTATCAAAATACTTAAAGACTTCTTACAAGAGTGGTGTATGGCTGATGATGGATGGCTTCTCGATGGTGATAGAAGCGGCAAAAAATATAGGATATCAGAATTAGACAATGAAAAGGATAGAGACAAGATTTTCTACAGATCGCGATGGATTAAAGAGGAAGGTATCGTCCATACAGACAGTGGCGACAGAAAGCAAATAATCGAACAGAAGCTTATTGTTTCATACTCCTTAAAATACCGTGATTTCCAGCGCCATGTGCGTAAAGGACAGATTGAAAGAGCTGCGAAAATGATTGAAAAAGGACGCTCATCGATAGAAAGAAAAAAACAGAATGATCCTAAACGATTTATAAAAACCGACCATACAACAAAGTACGGGGAGATTGCAGATGTATCCATAAACAGCATAGACCAGTCATATATTGAAAATGAAGAAAAATATGATGGTTTCTATGCTGTATGCACCAACCTTAATGACAACATAGGTAGTATAGTCAGGGCAAACAAGCGACGTTGGGAGATTGAAGAATGCTTTAGAATAATGAAAACTGATTTTGAAGCACGTCCTGTATATTTAAACAGGAAAGACAGGATACTTGCCCATTTCATAACCTGTTTTATTTCGCTTATTGTATACAGGTATCTTGAAAAGAAACTTAATAATAAATATACCATAGACCAGATACTTCCTACCCTTCAGGAAATGGATTTCATAAAGTACGAGGGTAAAGGTTATCAGCCCATTTACACCAGAACAAAAATCACAGATGCACTGCACGATGCATTTGGATTCTGTACATCTAAACAGATAGTTCCAATAAAAAAAATGAGGAATATTTTTTCACAAACAAAAAAATAG
- a CDS encoding WG repeat-containing protein: MKKMLKKISVLLILAMIVGIFQTGEVFAKAKYELVGAFSEGLAWVTTIDDYWVNRKYGYINKKGEEVVKPKYDDAGDFSEGLALVRKDGKYGYINKKGEEVVKPKYDKGEAFSEGLARVEKDDKYGYINKKGEEVVKPKYSILEAFSEGLAGVKKYGKWGMGKCGYINEKGEEVVKPKYDGVGDFSEGLAMVGIGSLFSWVKFGYINKKGEEVVNLKYDHAGDFSEGLALVKKDGKYGYINEKGEEVVKPKYDGAGDFREGLALLEKDGKWGYINKKWKEVIKPKYDYAGDFREGLALVEKDGKWGVINKKGKEVVKPKYDEVGDFREGLAWVVKDGKDGYINKKGEEVVKPKYDEVDDFREGLARVLKDGRWGFINKKGEEVVKIKYYGANDFSEGIAPVKERDNWYIIDKKGKVIRKI; encoded by the coding sequence ATGAAGAAAATGTTAAAAAAGATTTCAGTGTTGTTAATTCTGGCTATGATAGTGGGGATATTTCAGACAGGAGAGGTGTTTGCCAAGGCTAAGTATGAACTTGTAGGAGCTTTCAGCGAAGGACTGGCTTGGGTAACAACAATAGATGATTATTGGGTAAACCGTAAGTATGGATATATCAATAAAAAAGGGGAAGAGGTAGTAAAGCCTAAGTATGATGATGCAGGAGACTTTAGTGAAGGACTGGCTTTGGTAAGGAAGGACGGCAAGTATGGATATATCAATAAAAAGGGGGAAGAGGTAGTAAAGCCTAAGTATGATAAGGGAGAAGCTTTCAGTGAAGGACTGGCTAGGGTAGAGAAGGACGACAAGTATGGATATATCAATAAAAAAGGGGAAGAGGTAGTAAAGCCTAAGTATAGTATTTTAGAAGCTTTCAGTGAAGGGCTGGCTGGGGTAAAGAAGTACGGCAAGTGGGGCATGGGCAAGTGTGGTTATATCAATGAAAAAGGGGAAGAGGTAGTAAAGCCTAAGTATGATGGAGTAGGAGATTTTAGTGAAGGACTGGCTATGGTAGGGATAGGTAGTTTGTTTAGCTGGGTTAAGTTTGGTTATATCAATAAAAAAGGGGAAGAGGTAGTAAATCTTAAGTATGATCATGCAGGCGATTTCAGTGAAGGACTGGCTTTGGTAAAGAAGGACGGTAAGTATGGTTATATCAATGAAAAAGGGGAAGAGGTAGTAAAGCCTAAGTATGATGGTGCAGGAGATTTCAGAGAAGGACTGGCTTTGTTAGAGAAGGACGGTAAGTGGGGTTATATCAATAAAAAATGGAAAGAGGTAATAAAGCCTAAGTATGATTATGCAGGCGATTTCAGAGAAGGACTGGCTTTGGTAGAGAAGGACGGCAAGTGGGGAGTTATCAATAAAAAAGGGAAAGAGGTAGTAAAGCCTAAGTATGATGAAGTAGGAGATTTTAGAGAAGGACTGGCTTGGGTAGTTAAGGACGGCAAGGATGGTTATATCAATAAAAAAGGGGAAGAGGTAGTAAAGCCTAAGTATGATGAAGTAGATGATTTCAGAGAAGGACTGGCTAGGGTATTGAAGGACGGCAGGTGGGGTTTTATCAATAAAAAAGGGGAAGAGGTAGTAAAGATTAAGTATTATGGTGCAAATGATTTCAGTGAAGGAATCGCCCCTGTAAAAGAGAGAGATAACTGGTATATCATAGATAAAAAAGGGAAAGTTATAAGAAAAATTTAA
- a CDS encoding ROK family protein has translation MADKMYLGIDIGGTAVKLGLVDEDGNMVSRVLEYPVKFDNYETPIIETVVKSTRLFMEDNNKNFAEIAGIGVSATGGINTKLGIVEGSAGHIKNWEGTNIRSRFENEFGVKTAVLNDANAAALGEMWKGAARGKENVVVMTIGTGVGGGIIVDSKILLGTKGFAGEIGHIPVNVDGEDCSCGNKGCIEHYGSTSALVRKVKEAVISGEIKGIEAGKVDGRLIFKEVAAGNEVVIKYVDEWINYISAALVGLVHTFNPEMIILGGGVSGQKELFVDKVKEKVLKSVMPNFAIGLTVESAKLGNDAGIIGAVRFIK, from the coding sequence ATGGCTGATAAGATGTACTTAGGAATAGATATTGGCGGTACAGCAGTAAAGTTAGGGCTTGTAGATGAAGATGGAAATATGGTAAGCAGGGTTTTAGAATACCCTGTAAAATTCGATAATTATGAAACGCCCATTATTGAAACTGTAGTTAAGAGCACAAGGCTTTTTATGGAAGATAATAATAAGAACTTTGCCGAAATTGCGGGAATTGGTGTGTCAGCTACAGGAGGTATAAACACTAAGCTTGGCATAGTAGAGGGCTCCGCAGGACATATAAAGAACTGGGAGGGAACTAACATCAGGTCAAGATTTGAGAATGAATTTGGCGTAAAGACTGCTGTATTAAACGATGCCAATGCTGCAGCCCTTGGAGAAATGTGGAAGGGTGCCGCAAGAGGTAAGGAAAATGTGGTTGTCATGACAATAGGTACAGGAGTTGGCGGAGGGATAATAGTAGACTCCAAGATTTTGCTGGGTACAAAGGGCTTTGCTGGCGAAATAGGCCATATACCTGTTAATGTTGACGGAGAAGACTGCTCTTGTGGTAATAAGGGCTGTATAGAGCACTATGGCTCTACAAGCGCCCTCGTAAGAAAGGTGAAAGAGGCTGTTATCTCTGGAGAGATAAAAGGAATTGAAGCTGGTAAGGTAGATGGAAGATTGATATTTAAGGAGGTTGCAGCGGGAAATGAAGTTGTTATAAAATATGTAGATGAATGGATAAACTACATATCAGCGGCACTGGTAGGACTTGTTCATACCTTCAATCCTGAAATGATAATCTTAGGCGGAGGAGTATCCGGGCAGAAGGAACTTTTCGTTGATAAAGTAAAAGAGAAAGTTCTTAAAAGTGTAATGCCTAATTTTGCCATTGGGTTAACAGTAGAGTCAGCAAAACTTGGCAACGATGCAGGTATTATAGGGGCCGTAAGGTTTATAAAATGA
- the truA gene encoding tRNA pseudouridine(38-40) synthase TruA, protein MKRFKLTVAYDGSAYCGYQYQPELPTIEGFINDALSGLLREDIVTIGASRTDAGVHAYGNVAVFDSDTTIPAEKLAPALNTKLPDSIRVMDSIEVESLFHPRRNVIDKTYEYHINTSRIPFPTDRLYSHNVKHTLDIKAMKRAASFIEGRHDFTSFCSAKTDKEDKVRTVFQIDVEETVRNGLIIRVRGDGFLYNMVRIIAGTLVKVGEGKINPLDIPDIIERKDRGHLGTTLPAKGLFLMGIRYKEE, encoded by the coding sequence ATGAAGAGATTTAAACTGACGGTTGCTTATGATGGATCCGCTTACTGTGGCTATCAATATCAACCTGAACTACCTACAATTGAGGGCTTTATAAATGATGCACTCTCAGGCCTTTTGAGAGAGGATATTGTCACAATAGGCGCAAGCAGGACTGATGCAGGTGTACACGCCTATGGTAATGTGGCTGTATTTGACTCAGACACAACAATTCCTGCAGAAAAATTGGCTCCTGCGCTTAATACTAAGCTTCCTGACAGTATCAGAGTAATGGACAGTATAGAAGTCGAATCTCTATTTCATCCACGAAGAAATGTAATAGATAAGACTTACGAATACCATATCAATACTTCCAGAATCCCGTTTCCGACAGACAGGCTCTACAGCCATAATGTGAAACATACTTTAGATATCAAGGCTATGAAAAGGGCGGCTTCATTCATAGAAGGAAGGCATGACTTTACCTCTTTTTGTTCAGCCAAGACTGATAAGGAGGATAAGGTAAGGACTGTATTTCAGATAGACGTGGAAGAAACCGTAAGGAATGGCCTTATTATAAGGGTTAGGGGTGATGGCTTTCTCTACAATATGGTTAGAATAATTGCGGGAACACTTGTAAAAGTCGGGGAAGGAAAGATAAATCCTTTGGATATTCCCGATATCATAGAAAGAAAAGACAGAGGACATCTTGGTACAACACTGCCTGCTAAGGGACTGTTTTTGATGGGTATAAGGTATAAAGAGGAATAA
- a CDS encoding energy-coupling factor transporter transmembrane component T family protein, whose amino-acid sequence MIRDITIGQYYPADSVIHRLDPRVKLAGTIIFIVSLFLFSSFTGYIVVALFLGTVIKLSKVPFKFIIKGLRAVFILLLFTVVFNMFLTPGKELIHLFGNVRITEEGLKTAIFMGIRLVLLIIGSSVLTLTTSPNQLTDGMEKGLSVFGKIGLPVHEIAMMMSIALRFIPILLEETDKIMKAQSARGADFESGGFIKKAKALIPILVPLFVSAFRRAIDLAMAMEARCYHGGEGRTKMKPLKYKRRDGVAYITCFAYVGLIIVVNILANKYIGV is encoded by the coding sequence ATGATTAGAGATATAACAATAGGGCAGTATTATCCTGCAGATTCGGTCATACACAGGCTTGATCCAAGAGTTAAGCTTGCGGGAACCATAATCTTCATTGTATCACTGTTTTTATTCAGCAGTTTTACCGGCTACATAGTGGTAGCCTTGTTTTTGGGTACAGTTATCAAGCTATCAAAAGTACCCTTTAAGTTTATAATCAAAGGTCTCAGAGCAGTATTTATATTGCTCTTATTCACTGTGGTCTTCAATATGTTTTTAACTCCGGGTAAGGAGCTTATACATTTATTTGGAAATGTTAGGATAACGGAAGAAGGCCTGAAAACGGCTATATTTATGGGAATAAGGCTTGTACTTCTTATAATAGGCTCATCTGTGCTTACTCTTACTACCAGCCCAAACCAGCTTACAGACGGTATGGAAAAAGGATTATCGGTATTTGGGAAAATAGGTTTACCTGTTCACGAAATAGCCATGATGATGTCGATTGCACTTAGATTCATACCTATACTGCTTGAAGAAACAGATAAGATAATGAAGGCGCAGTCAGCCAGAGGCGCTGATTTTGAAAGCGGAGGTTTTATAAAAAAGGCAAAAGCACTCATACCTATCCTGGTTCCTCTCTTTGTATCAGCATTTAGGAGGGCAATTGACCTTGCCATGGCTATGGAGGCTAGGTGTTATCACGGTGGAGAAGGCAGAACCAAGATGAAGCCCCTCAAGTATAAAAGGCGTGACGGGGTTGCCTATATCACCTGTTTTGCCTATGTGGGACTTATAATAGTCGTGAATATACTGGCTAACAAATACATTGGAGTCTGA
- a CDS encoding energy-coupling factor transporter ATPase — translation MLLIADHISYVYSPGTAYEKKALDDVSLTINKGEFIGIIGHTGSGKSTLIQHFNGLEKATSGTIYFDGQDVYDKDFNMKSLRSRVGLVFQYPEHQLFETTVLEDVKFGPKNLGLSKVEVDLRAFEAIKQVGLSEKCYDDSPFELSGGQKRRVAIAGVLAMKPEILILDEPTAGLDPRGRDEILDQIAKLHEEGLTVILVSHSMEDVAKYADRIIAMNSGKVAFDGTPKEVFRHYKELERMGLSAPQITYVMQAMKELELDVDTDVSTVEEAKEEILKAFHSKK, via the coding sequence ATGTTACTCATAGCAGATCATATTAGTTATGTATATAGCCCCGGCACAGCCTACGAAAAAAAGGCTCTTGATGATGTAAGCCTGACTATAAATAAAGGTGAATTTATCGGAATCATAGGGCATACTGGCTCTGGGAAATCAACCCTTATCCAGCATTTTAACGGACTTGAAAAGGCAACGAGTGGAACCATATATTTTGACGGACAGGACGTATATGATAAGGACTTCAATATGAAGAGTCTTAGAAGCAGAGTAGGACTGGTGTTTCAGTACCCGGAGCATCAGCTTTTTGAGACAACTGTGCTTGAAGATGTAAAGTTTGGGCCTAAGAACTTAGGCCTTAGCAAGGTGGAAGTTGACCTTCGAGCCTTTGAAGCCATTAAACAGGTGGGGCTTTCTGAAAAATGTTATGATGATTCGCCTTTTGAGCTATCAGGCGGACAGAAGAGAAGGGTTGCAATCGCGGGAGTACTGGCCATGAAGCCTGAAATACTTATATTGGATGAGCCTACTGCAGGACTTGACCCGAGGGGAAGGGATGAAATCCTAGACCAGATAGCAAAGCTCCACGAAGAGGGACTAACAGTAATTTTAGTTTCACATAGTATGGAAGATGTGGCTAAGTATGCAGACAGGATTATAGCCATGAACTCAGGCAAAGTCGCATTTGATGGAACACCTAAGGAAGTGTTCAGGCATTATAAGGAACTTGAGAGGATGGGGCTATCGGCTCCTCAGATTACATATGTTATGCAGGCTATGAAAGAATTAGAACTTGATGTGGATACGGATGTTTCTACTGTAGAAGAGGCAAAAGAAGAAATATTAAAGGCTTTTCATAGCAAAAAATAA
- a CDS encoding energy-coupling factor transporter ATPase translates to MGIIDIKNLVFEYIRRDEEGNTEEIERAIDGVELEVEEGDFIAILGHNGSGKSTLAKHLNALLVPTEGTVWVNGFDTKDVSNLLNIRQSAGMVFQNPDNQIIASVVEEDVGFGPENMGVPTDEILTRVKDSLAAVGMSGYAKHSPNKLSGGQKQRVAIAGIMAMRPKCIVLDEPTAMLDPIGRKEVLKTVHKLNKNENITIILITHYMDEVIDADKVLVMEEGKVVLQGTPREVFSEVERLENYRLDVPQVTKLAYELKKSGVPIDETVLTVEEFREAIKKCYS, encoded by the coding sequence ATGGGAATAATAGATATTAAAAATCTTGTATTTGAGTATATAAGACGGGACGAAGAGGGAAATACAGAAGAGATAGAGCGTGCTATAGACGGTGTTGAACTAGAAGTTGAAGAGGGCGATTTTATTGCCATTCTAGGACATAACGGCTCGGGAAAATCAACACTTGCCAAGCACCTTAATGCCCTGCTTGTACCTACTGAGGGCACAGTATGGGTGAATGGCTTTGACACGAAGGATGTAAGCAATTTGCTAAATATCAGGCAGAGCGCAGGCATGGTATTTCAAAATCCTGATAATCAGATAATTGCTTCTGTTGTAGAAGAGGATGTTGGCTTTGGCCCTGAAAATATGGGAGTGCCTACTGATGAAATTCTTACAAGGGTAAAGGACAGCCTAGCTGCTGTGGGGATGTCTGGTTATGCCAAGCACTCCCCTAATAAACTGTCAGGTGGACAGAAGCAGAGGGTTGCAATTGCAGGAATAATGGCAATGAGGCCAAAGTGCATAGTGCTTGATGAACCTACGGCCATGCTTGATCCTATAGGACGAAAAGAGGTGCTTAAAACAGTTCATAAGTTAAATAAAAACGAAAATATAACCATCATCCTCATCACTCACTATATGGATGAGGTTATAGATGCCGATAAGGTCCTTGTTATGGAAGAGGGAAAGGTAGTATTGCAGGGCACTCCAAGAGAAGTCTTTTCCGAGGTTGAAAGACTTGAAAACTACAGGCTTGATGTGCCTCAGGTGACAAAGCTTGCCTATGAACTTAAGAAAAGTGGAGTTCCTATAGATGAAACAGTGCTCACAGTTGAAGAATTTAGGGAGGCTATCAAAAAATGTTACTCATAG
- a CDS encoding N-acetylmannosamine-6-phosphate 2-epimerase, giving the protein MNERISSLRGKLIVSCQALPHEPLHSSFIMGRMALAAKEGGAAGIRANTKEDIAEIQKNVDLPIIGIVKRDYEGSDVYITPTMKEIEELMEVKPEIIAMDATISKRPGGLTIDEFFKEVKAKYPNQLFMADCSTVEEALHADELGFDFVSPTMVGYTKQSEHLKIADNDFLILREIIKNARHHVIAEGNINTPEKAKRVIELGAFSVVVGSIITRPQLITKSFTEALSTVK; this is encoded by the coding sequence ATGAATGAAAGAATAAGCTCGTTAAGAGGTAAGTTAATAGTATCCTGTCAGGCTCTTCCGCACGAACCGCTTCATTCATCCTTCATTATGGGAAGAATGGCACTGGCGGCAAAGGAAGGCGGAGCAGCAGGGATAAGAGCAAATACCAAAGAAGACATAGCTGAGATACAGAAGAATGTTGACCTTCCTATAATCGGTATAGTAAAAAGAGATTATGAGGGCTCAGATGTGTATATAACCCCTACAATGAAAGAAATTGAGGAACTGATGGAGGTAAAGCCTGAGATAATAGCTATGGATGCAACCATCAGCAAAAGGCCTGGAGGGCTTACGATAGATGAGTTCTTCAAGGAAGTTAAGGCTAAGTATCCTAATCAGCTTTTTATGGCAGACTGCTCTACAGTTGAGGAAGCGCTTCACGCAGACGAGCTTGGATTTGACTTTGTGAGTCCTACTATGGTGGGATATACTAAGCAGAGCGAGCATCTTAAAATTGCGGATAATGACTTTTTGATACTTCGTGAAATCATTAAGAATGCCAGGCACCATGTAATTGCAGAAGGAAATATAAATACGCCTGAAAAGGCCAAAAGAGTTATAGAACTCGGCGCTTTCAGCGTGGTGGTTGGCTCTATTATCACCAGGCCACAGCTCATTACGAAATCTTTTACAGAGGCTCTCTCTACAGTTAAATAA
- a CDS encoding IS110 family RNA-guided transposase — protein MKVTYQICCGVDVHKSFLVATIVKTTGGIEPSYQKKRFSTFNNSILEFKQWLLDNDCHDVCMESTGKYWVPVFNLLEDEINVVIANPKWVKAVKGNKDDTKDSKWIGDLFRLGLVKGSYIPCKIVRILREYTRYRCKLVSCRSSEKNRYQNALTVCNVALDSVVSDIFGKSSTSIIDYLLEQSGTSINHEEIASKLLRSLKSKEDAVIESVEGYQMTDAQKYRMRLVRAHMDYITAEIKDVDKMIENMISSNPDFENAVQFLCTIPGVKCDSAITIISEIGTDMSQFSSSKRLCCWAGLTPGSNESAGKKKSVRITRAGVYLKPALVQCAHAAVKSDQSPYYKKKYESLVKRRGKKRAIIAIARMILTAIYQMLSTGEQWNPSDLYKIDVPEALIEKQKAKAIKQAKKLLQREGLLPPDEPVAS, from the coding sequence ATGAAAGTTACTTACCAAATCTGTTGTGGTGTCGATGTTCACAAATCTTTTCTCGTTGCCACAATCGTCAAAACCACCGGTGGCATTGAACCATCTTACCAAAAGAAACGCTTTTCCACCTTTAACAATTCAATTCTTGAATTCAAGCAATGGCTTCTTGACAATGACTGCCATGATGTTTGTATGGAATCCACAGGCAAATACTGGGTTCCTGTCTTTAATCTTCTGGAAGATGAGATCAATGTTGTCATTGCCAATCCCAAGTGGGTAAAGGCTGTGAAAGGCAACAAAGATGATACCAAAGATTCTAAATGGATTGGGGATTTATTCCGTCTCGGACTTGTCAAAGGCAGCTATATCCCTTGTAAGATAGTCCGTATTCTCAGGGAATACACTCGCTATCGTTGCAAGCTTGTTTCCTGCCGTTCAAGTGAAAAGAATCGATACCAGAATGCTCTTACTGTTTGTAATGTTGCATTAGATTCTGTTGTTTCCGATATCTTTGGGAAGTCATCCACGTCCATTATCGACTATCTACTTGAACAATCGGGTACATCCATTAACCACGAAGAAATCGCATCTAAGCTTCTTCGGAGCCTCAAATCCAAAGAAGATGCTGTTATAGAATCCGTCGAAGGATATCAGATGACTGATGCCCAAAAATACCGTATGCGCCTCGTCCGCGCACATATGGATTATATCACAGCAGAAATCAAAGATGTTGATAAAATGATAGAAAATATGATTTCTTCTAATCCTGATTTTGAAAATGCTGTCCAGTTCCTCTGTACCATTCCGGGTGTCAAATGTGATAGTGCAATAACTATCATCTCCGAAATCGGTACGGATATGTCTCAGTTCTCAAGTTCCAAACGTTTATGCTGTTGGGCTGGTTTAACACCTGGCAGCAATGAATCTGCTGGTAAGAAGAAATCTGTTCGGATTACACGTGCCGGAGTCTACCTCAAACCTGCATTAGTACAGTGTGCTCATGCAGCCGTAAAATCTGACCAATCTCCTTACTACAAAAAGAAATATGAATCTCTTGTTAAACGTCGTGGCAAGAAAAGAGCCATTATCGCTATTGCCCGTATGATTCTTACTGCCATCTACCAAATGCTGTCTACTGGCGAGCAGTGGAATCCGAGCGACCTTTATAAAATCGATGTGCCTGAAGCTCTTATTGAAAAACAAAAGGCAAAAGCTATCAAGCAAGCCAAGAAACTATTGCAACGAGAGGGACTACTTCCTCCTGATGAGCCAGTAGCTTCTTAA
- the rplQ gene encoding 50S ribosomal protein L17 — MAGYRKLGRTSSQRKALLRSQVTELLYHGKIVTTEARAKELRRIAEKLITLAVKEKDNVETVTVKSKVIRRDAGGKIVREVVDGRKVTAYDVVEKEVKRDLPTRRNARVQMNKVLYSVTERPEKAAGRKKNTKVVDLANKLFDEIAPKYVDRKGGYTRIVKIGLRKGDAAMEVLIELV; from the coding sequence ATGGCTGGCTATAGAAAGCTTGGTAGAACATCAAGTCAGAGAAAGGCTTTACTCAGAAGTCAGGTAACAGAGCTTTTATATCATGGCAAGATTGTTACCACTGAGGCTCGCGCTAAGGAGCTTCGCCGTATAGCTGAGAAGCTTATCACACTTGCTGTTAAAGAAAAAGATAATGTTGAAACAGTTACAGTTAAGTCAAAGGTTATCCGCAGAGATGCGGGTGGCAAGATTGTTAGAGAAGTAGTAGATGGCAGAAAGGTAACTGCTTATGATGTAGTAGAAAAAGAGGTTAAGAGAGACCTTCCTACACGTCGTAATGCAAGAGTTCAGATGAACAAGGTACTTTACTCAGTTACAGAGCGTCCTGAGAAGGCTGCCGGAAGAAAGAAAAACACCAAGGTTGTTGATCTTGCAAACAAGCTCTTCGATGAGATAGCTCCAAAGTATGTTGACCGTAAGGGTGGATATACAAGAATAGTTAAGATTGGTCTCCGTAAGGGAGATGCAGCTATGGAAGTTCTTATCGAGCTTGTATAA
- a CDS encoding DNA-directed RNA polymerase subunit alpha gives MFDFKIPNIEIAEISEDKKYGRFVVEPLERGYGTTLGNSLRRIMLSSLPGAAVTTVKIEGIKHELSSIPGVKEDVTEIIMNIKSLAIRNDSETDEPKTAYIESEGEGVVTAANIQADSDITITNPDQVIATLNGGDNCRLYMELSIGRGHGYVSADKNKNDELAIDVIPIDSIYTPVERVNINIENTRVGHMTDYDKLTLEVFTNGTMGPDEAVSLAARVMSEHLNSFIDLSENAKVVDVMVTKPDNERGRVLEMSIDELELSVRAFNCLKRSGINTVQELVGKTHEDMMKVRNLGSKSLEEIKAKIKALGLSLNEGDE, from the coding sequence ATGTTTGATTTTAAGATACCGAATATTGAAATTGCTGAGATTTCTGAAGATAAGAAATACGGGCGCTTCGTAGTAGAGCCTCTTGAGAGAGGTTATGGTACCACTCTCGGGAATTCGCTCAGAAGAATTATGCTTTCATCTCTTCCGGGGGCAGCAGTAACAACTGTTAAAATTGAAGGAATTAAGCACGAGCTTAGTTCTATTCCCGGAGTGAAAGAAGATGTAACGGAAATTATTATGAACATCAAGAGTCTTGCTATTAGAAATGACAGTGAGACTGATGAACCTAAGACCGCATACATTGAATCTGAAGGAGAAGGTGTTGTAACAGCTGCCAACATTCAGGCAGATTCAGACATTACAATTACCAATCCTGACCAGGTGATAGCTACTCTTAATGGTGGTGATAATTGCAGATTATATATGGAACTTAGCATTGGACGCGGACATGGTTATGTTTCTGCCGATAAGAATAAGAACGATGAACTTGCAATCGATGTTATTCCTATTGATTCTATTTATACACCTGTAGAGAGAGTAAATATCAATATAGAAAATACCCGTGTAGGACATATGACAGATTATGATAAGCTCACGTTGGAAGTATTTACCAATGGTACAATGGGACCTGATGAGGCAGTAAGCCTTGCAGCCAGAGTAATGAGTGAGCATCTCAATTCTTTCATTGACCTATCTGAAAATGCTAAAGTAGTAGATGTTATGGTAACTAAGCCTGACAATGAAAGAGGCAGGGTTCTTGAGATGAGTATAGATGAACTTGAACTTTCAGTTCGTGCATTTAACTGTCTTAAGAGATCAGGCATCAACACTGTTCAGGAGTTGGTTGGAAAAACGCATGAGGATATGATGAAAGTCAGAAATCTTGGCAGCAAGTCTCTTGAGGAGATTAAGGCTAAGATTAAGGCACTTGGACTTTCACTTAATGAAGGCGATGAATAA